TACCTAGaacttaaaaaactttttatagatGAGTACAGAAGTGgcaaaaaacaacaatatttagtaaaataaacaacctTTAACGTTCGGCCCTGGTATATGACATTTCATTTTTACTGAGATTTGAGTccttatattacataaatattttaaataatattatttaatttctcatGTTTAAACTATTACAGTTTGTTTTGAAGTAACACATTTTTGACATGTTCTGACAACTAAGCTCTAAGTACGTCGGTACTAGAGCCTCAGCTGACGTCTGCCTGCTGTTGCGCTGCTCTACAACTTTATAGTGCTTCGTCTTCCATGTTCTAAAAACCGACTTGAATCGATTACGATATTTAGGATAATGTTATCGTAGAgtgtgaattattttaattaatctgtaCAAAAATTTACTACATAAATCGACAACTAAAACAGAATCGTTGTTATatcaattgaaacaaaatatatgtttaaaacatgaaaatatCAACGTCCTTGACcggaaaaaaacaatatttttttcaatggatCAATGGTACATTATACTTCTTTTATgaatttaacgaaattaaatatCACACAAAAGATACGGATTCCCACCTCTCCTCTACTAAGTATGCAATCGATCattttataaagcaaaaaataataaaattggttattcgtttttgttttaaactttaGACAATAGACATACTACAAATAACCGTTGATGCATGTAGTATGTACATGTAGACTATGACATTCTATGTACTCAGTCTCAAACGTCAAAACATGTTAGAACTTTGAGAAACCCTAACTTTTATTCACATtcatttgtgaaataaaaagtaattttaaatttttagcataataatagtatataatatagaactaACTTTTAATGTGTTAATTAATAAGCCTCGATTGTGACAAACTTCTTTGTATAAATGATTGcgacttttaatattattaataatatagtgcAAGTGTGACTTGTAACAAGTAATATGAACAATTCTTCAAGAATTCCAATAGTAGCagaaagtattttaaatcatattgagAAAAGAATTAAAGAATCAAACGTGTTTGAATGTATATAGTTTGTTtagaatatcttaatatatatattttttaaatctgattcaaataaaatgtatacaggaaaaattaaaaagtttcagATGAAGACTTgctaaatctttattcaatttttgGCCCTGTATTTCAACGTGCTTTGGATATATTGGAAAAGTATTCTACTCTCGaaacatactctactacaaatAGAGTACGAactttaatagaaattaaaggTGAAAACGACCAGTGCTATCGAATTTTTCCTAACATCAATTTCTGTTCCTGTCGAGCTTTCAAACATCAAGTTATAGACAAGAAAACGCAAATAACATGTAAACATGTGTTAGTTGGAAGAATAGCTTGTATGCTGGGCAAGACCATTGATCAAGAAGTTACTCAAGAACAATATTTAATGCTTGTTAAAtccatttttgaatttgatCAAAATGGATAATGGAACATCAGAATATTATTTCACAGCTTCTATGGACACAGGAAAATCtttgtatagtttattaaaagcCATACAATTTCAAGaggtatgttatttaaattaccttcttttaaattaaacagctTATAATAATGACTATATCCCGTTGACATGATCCGGTGGCCAATCTCAAGAATTCTCAATAGTGTAGCAGACATTATCCCTGTTCCTGATATTCCTTTTACTTTCAGAATCAAGAAATGGCTCATTgaaatgaatactttaaaattttattttatacattattaaatgtctagtaattaatgttttagtGTGCTGTATTTAGTGCTATGTCTGAGGGATTAAAATTAACAGTTGAAGAAGGAAAATGTGTGCAAGCCTCTGCTTACATTCCTGCAGATAATTTTACTGAGTATCATGTTAGAACTGATGTTGATGTCATGTTTAAAGTAAGTAGTGATTAAAGCTTATAAAAtaggttttaattttgatatggCAGTTAGTTGAGAACTTTAATTTTGTCTTagcattgtaatatatatattttcacttaGCTGACAAATTTAAGCACTTATAATAGGGGTTTTTGATGCCGATTCCCAACTGCAGCAAAGATTAGCTGAtgtttagttaataaaaaaaaatgtaaactgccacacttaataaaaataaaaagtgtaaaGCCACATGCAACTGTGACACCATTGATAtagtttaacttaaaaaataatatttgtggtTTTCAGGCAAATatgaacaatttttaatatcaatagtgattaattattgtatatacacAGATTTGTATGTTTGATGTGAATTTGttcaataagaaattaaatgattactttCAGATAAGTATAGCAGTGCTCACAGAATGTTTAAACATATTTGGTGCTAGTGAAGAGTCAAGTTTGAAGATGTACTACAGAAGTGAAGGATCACCTCTGCTACTTGTGTAATTACTATttgaactattaaaattatcacttatttattatgaaagttgttaaaatataattcaaaagacACCGATGGTACACAAAATATTTGCCAATTGTCGTTCCAATAACTAGGGCCAATTTCAGACATAAGCAATAATAATCTAGATAGTTTTTCTCATTATTGCACATTGTAGATTCATCCAAAGGAATGGCAATGGTTTacattggttttatttattaaccatGAATActgaatcatatttttaaaatataacaaataggaTGGATTTACAACAGAACTATCAACTTTTATTGAGAGAATCTCTGTTCAATGCATACAGtagacaattacaaaatattcaataataatgtacTGTATTTTAACTGATAGCATTTGAACTCAGTTTTTACTTGGCTTAAAATAgccataatatataaagattacatATATGGGAATGCCAAATAAAGTCCAGACTACAGCTGGCTTTGATTAAGGTTAAAGAATAAAGTTCTTAAATATGCAATGTGTTGTGATATAAATtatgcttaaattaaattaaagcttataaggatcattaatattgtttttagtaTATGTGTAGCTTGCAGCCACAGTCCGTACACAATGTGATGACAGACTGCGAAATATCAACACAAACAGCAGATTCTGTTCTTGAATTAAAGGATGAGGATGCATCAGAAGTTGCTAAGTTAGTTTTGAAAGCAACTGCTTTTTTAGGCTTGCTGGCAGATCTAGAAAGATCTTGTGATATCATTGAGCTTAATTTATCACCAGATCATCCCAATGTCAGTATTATTACATATGGGATGCAGGTATGTTTATTTAGTCTTGAAAACTtctcaaatatattaagatagaAGGGGAAACTTAAGTCCGATAACAAAGATTGAGACCTGCTACTTAATAATCTCTTTTATAAATTGGTAATACACAACTGTAGAAACAAAAGTTGTGACAAATTACTATGTTAAATAGCACTTAATTTGGAAAGGGTTTTATGAGATTTGATGTATAGTCGGTAAGCATGACATGTAAGTAAACTGTCAAAAGTTACAGTTATGACTGTATAAAGCtatcttgatatattttttaagctttgacattttttatattgaagaaattttatatttataagattattaataatattataattttagattttatatttaaaggaaacCCTTTTATTATAGGATAGATCTTGTATAGATGTTCCGAAATCCGCAGACATGGTTGAAAGCTTTAGCTGTGATCAGCCTGTTACTCTAAAATACCAACTACCTCACATAAGACTGATTATGAAGGCATTAGCAATATCTTCTAAGGTATGTTtcaagtacaaaaataaaaaatagagttaAGAAAAGAAAgagtatagattttttatgacattacaTGTAATAGAATGATTATTAACAAAGTTGAATAATATGACACAACACTAGATGATATGATAATCGAATAGCTTTTCATGTAGCAAGGGTTACGTTATTCGTCActcgataattattttatctgtagtaagtaaaataataaagttgaaaattgcgaaaaatatttgtctttaaaTTAGTCTTCAATTCaaggcatttttttaataatttatataattttgcagGTAGTATTAAGATGCAGTTCAAATGGTATTTTACTGCTGCAActaaaattagaaaaagaaGATCAAAGACAGATGTTTTCagaattttacattttaccGTTATtagatgattaaaataataagattttgaaATTTAGGCCACTTATGTTTTGTACAGGAGAATGGAAgaaataattagatataatttaccCGTCAGAATAAAATCGTTGTTGTAGTGTACACCCGACCTTAATCCCCTTGTTACAAAAAAGgttttgttttaacaaataaaagacATATTGtgcaaaatatattgttttattcttttaCCAAAAAATTACATGCACCTTACATACGGAATGTTACATTACCCAGTGTACTATCTAAAACGATAACAAAAAATTGAGCCACGGTTATAAATGCAATCATTGACCATAGACAATGTTAGTATATAGTATCGTAAACTAAAGTCATAAAGTTGGCTTTGTAGtaaaatgtataagtttatttattgaaaataatatcaaatatggtCAACATTAAATTACAGTTAATCTTGCAATAAGCATTCACCAAGACATGTTTTTAcgctttatgtttttaaaacaaacactttattttgatttcaaatacAATGGCTTATCGATGAAATTCTTATTCTCTTAATtgccaattttatttaaaagcattaaaacacaaataaaaatatgtagttgGTAATGTTACcagttaaaattatcaaaattacataacgatttgaaaaataagtatagattataCATTTATGAACTATGTATTTCAATAACACGGCTTTACCTACAAATGTTAAGGgttgattaattaaacaatgttcCATCTTCTTTTTGAATGACGATTGTTCATTCTGACAATAATGAAGGTGCCTTTTGCTAATGCTGTCTGCGATAAGATttgaattatattcttaaaggaacatatataaaaatttcttaagcgaataataattgaattaaaatttggtCGCTATGCATTTGTTGCtcgtgaaataaatttaactgatttttgattttttaaatgaaattaaagagtattattttttttagaaaatattttttagaatacttaaaatataaaagttatttacatattactaataatacacTTCTACGAAATTGTATACATCAATTTGAACGTTATTACAAGACAACAATGATTGTAATCGCGTAACACTATTTGGCATGTAACATTTTTATGACTTAATTCTACTTATCCATTAATCAAACAgaatacaatttcattattttgaacTAGTGCCCGCAATATACGAACATGCTTGTATTTCATCTTAAACCACGTCTAAATTCAGCCACGCACTGTCATTCTTATTTctcaaaattatatcgtatagCCTAATCCAATCACAAATAACgtagagataaaataaaaacttagaaCTTATTCATTCCATTCGATTTGCTAGTAGATCCGCTTTATTATGCATTCCAGTAGACAGTTCttgataaatacatatttatttaaatacgtcaCTATTCCACGCAACTATTTACACCATTGTAATGTTACTTTCAAAGTTCCGATAGCAAGTTGGCcgaatttaaaagattattcaatattgatatattgaataatcattgaataaaataactttgataagttatttatttgtctttactcCTGTGATTAGAAAAGACTATAGTGGCGTGAAGTATAAATTTGCAGGACTCTATGTTCACTGCTGTAAAAATAGTTTGAATTTACACTTGGCATAAGAGTCACCTGCTTATCCATGTTTGATAAAACATATATGCATGTCATAATGTCCCAATCCAATTAGAATCTCTTAATATCCTTGGTTCTAAGCACTAAGTATCTTTTTGTACGGACAAAACCCTGCGACATAATTCATTTACAACAGTAGCGTGACAATAAATTTAACCTAATTATCATTCAATTCCAACaacattttatagtaatttatagTTATGGGCGATATTTCGTCGTACTTTTAAAGTTCTCCGTTAATTTCTCTATACACTTATCTTACATTTTACTAGTATTAGTCTTTGAAATCAGTTCAAgatcattgtttatattttaatatcttcgaTTGACTGCAAGaactcattttaataattgttactatttatttacatcattcACCAGAATAGTgtaaaagcatattattatttttcaaaataactgtACACCATTATACCTTACGAAAAAATAGTGTTCGCAGTATACAAAACATATTGaaacaattttcaaataatgaatTCTTGCAATAAGCCGCTGATATCGACTATTTAACACCCAAGCTAAGTTTTTACAACATCGAtggtattatatgttttaattaaacatgttaatacagttaattaataaaaataattaaatagaaaattatatttaaataaatataacttcttAAACTTCTAAGCGTACTCAGTTGAAAGATAACTTATAAAAACTGTttcaagaatttaataaaacattgtgcCTCTTCCTTCATCTCCACGTTTTAAGCAATATTGAGTACGCCTAGTAACATCCCTTATATGGATATACTATATCCTATACTAGGTATATGACATGACtagatttattaaacatttataacgcCTCATACTTCAACGTAACACTGCCTGTCTTTAGTAATAAATGAATAGTTTTCAACGtttgatgttaaaaatatcgatatagaaatactgattttaattaaaaccatttagTGGAATTCCATGTGGATTACATagacataaattacaaattaaattattcgtttGTAGATTTAACAACGTTGACATTTTTTATCTGAATTTTAAGTtatgatggtttttttttactaaaatgagACAAAAGTAATTGAACTCTTgttgatttagattttatttatctatattttctaACATTACAGTAGCACATCTGTAATCCcagatttttttagaaaatacttAAACTCTATTGGCAGTTACGTTGAATACCTTTAAGTCGATTTTATGTAAACTGATTGAGTGGACTATTAGTTTATGATGAAAATATGAATACAGTAGGTATTCAtattttcattatgtttttaacTGAAAGACTGATTCAAAatgtttgataattattttttttcgttacatATTGATATTacgcgaaataatctgtgtaatTTCGCGTGACAAAATGTCTACATTCTTGGaagttaaatgtttaatataaatattgaaacatttacGTGCACCGCTCGATatgataatatcaaaataaatcaactaaCGTATTCAATAAAACGTTCTATAATAACCCGCGAATGTATAAAATGATTACaagttcattatatttatagttgagCAGGCTGTGTTGCCAGATGAGGGGTATTATCAAATTTAGGTTTTATTGGACCATGGAGGGAAATTTAGGGGTTAAAAATATACTTGAGGGAAATTTCGTAGCTTTTtcaatacaagaaaaaaattgGGGGATATTCACATAGTCACCTGGCAACATGAGCAAGTAAGTCAGTGGTGCTAATACGGTTAtagcatagcaactgttgctatcaaatatttgttgcgggtTAATAAATGTTGcagtcgataaatcagtatAACGGAATATAATGCTACTGCATAGGTCTTTAATActgatttcttttttatttgatttgacatcAATTCGCAACAAATCTTTGATATCAACAGTAACTATGCTAATAACCGTAAAAGCACCGATATTTATATACGAGGCGCGCGTATGGAATCGTCATAATATACGACTATAGCGAAGTTGCTGCGGTGTCTTATTTTCCCAgcttcaaatatcaaaattattataaaaatgaaagttgAAACGTTGCAGTATTTaattacatcaatattttttcttttgaaatcgTTTACAATatcatatagatatttaattttactacaaaatatagtattattatttatttattattcagttgAGTAACAATTCCTCATAAAAGCAATATTGCTAATATAAACATGTTTgacaatacatacaaaaataagatCCCATAACATAAATTTGAGTACAACATTGATATACAGAATGTTACGTTATTAacgacatttattaaaaaaaatatatcgataagtTAAAAGATgtctatcattaaaaaataaaacgaaaacacCAAGAACCTAAAAGATCATATATTAATTGGCAATTGTATTATGATTTCACGCGAGGGTTTCATTTAACAATTCGTATAATTATATCGAAAGGTGCATACTTAGGTAATGACTTAAAattaggtaataaataaaagcaggCTAAGCCCTTTTGCTTAATATcatatacatacttaaattTCAAGCAACAAAATTCCTTCTAAATTTCAACGATTCTAAAAAATGATTCATTTGcattattatgcaaataaaatatttttattttttattttaaccagtcattatattattaaggaatATAATCCTATTTGAAATCGATTTGTTTAAACTTCGAtcgatatataaatgtttacataactggaattttatttttttagctaaGTTGTTTATACACATtaaactagtatattatattgcacATAAAATAGCAGGTGTTTAATAAACAGTAAATTTCATTCAACTATTGGCATCATGCAGGTAAAAATATAATGGAGGAATATTGCACTAATGTTGCCATTTTACACGTTATttgaattgtataataaattaagacaataaatacttaatgaaCAGAAACATTTAACACGTTCGAAAttgtaaatacttaaattattagacTTACTTCATGCGGCGCCATTGCGATCTAATGTAGACGGACGTAGATTGCAGAGTACGTATTGGTTGTCTACCGCGCGTATGTCGTGGTGAGCACCGCTAGCAACCAAGAGCGCTTCGAGTTCCGCACGACGCATGCGCACATCGCTTCCATGCGAAACACCCAGCTGAAAACATTCGGCCTCAAAGAGTTTGTACGTAATAGAATCATGTACAAATGTAAAAGAGACAGCTTCTGAAGATATTTAGAAAATAcatacgaaaaatataataaaaagactcGTGtcgtatttatacatatttagtcaattttatacttttcaataaagataaaaaatatttcgatatattacaaatatacaaaataacagtATGAGAAAAGCAAGAGTCGAAATGAACTTACCAGTAGAAATATGTACAAATGTAACAGCAAACACAGGCAACTAAAATGAAATctagcaaaataaaaaacaaagccATTCAgcaaaataagatttaataataaaatttacaaccaAGAAATACGATTAAAGCTTGAAAGAACATAAGTtcgttttgtacaaaatattaacaacaattaatattataaatttattattatgaattataataggACAGTGACATACTCTTAGAAgcccaaaatatataaaaccttactcTGTATAATAAAGCTAGTTTTAACTAGTAATTTTCTTGTCTACTGATGaccaataaaaaaacttattttacaaacaaacaggATTGTGATGTGAATAAGTGAATTTGTATTTGCAATAATGGATAactatcattattattgttataccgGTTTAAAGAGAGATACCGGTTTAATGTCTGTTCAGTTTTTGTTTTACTAACAGTATATTGgtcaatcaaattataatgaACAAAATTTCACCAATCAGCGATGATTTTCAGAAAGTTTGAAACACTTTAATAACAAAGTTGAATTACTTCATTAAttgtgatatatatgtatatctatataatattttttgtaatccaATACACagggaaatattataattagtagaAAGAATTTATAATCCTAGTGTCTTCATGAATAATGTTagctacttaataaatataattattttttacagctgtcaataaataaaatgcatatcCAGGAATCAATAGTCAAActcgataacataaaaaaaacctttctaATATTGCCTTTTAAAACAAGAACACCTATCATAACACatcttatattacaatttttaaattacttattgtttaaaaaatattttatgttttaaagtcagtgctgtatttttttaaattatatattatggcaGTATAACGTCAGCACCAGTTTAACTTTTTTCTTGTTGACTTTAGTTGAGcactaaaattaacataatgtttCATGACAATTATATTGTTGTCATAGTATATAAAGTATATCAATTGTATatgtgataattaaaaaagcagaataaaaataattccaaaacTCATAAGTTGGATTtggttaattaaaagtaattcaaaccaaaaaacaaatgagattttaatcaatatgataataaattggCAATTGTTCTGATGAAACTTCAGAAACATGAATtccataaaaaagaaatatatattagtgaaattattattacattaaaattctaacctaacctatattTACAAGGTTcattaaaagacaattttattcttaacagATGcacctatacatataaaactgtttttatgttaattttatttataacccacagtttaaaacagaaatagcacattttagtaaaaatcaaaacatacttaaaaTAGGCATTGCCATTATTAACACAAAGAATGCTGAGCAAAAGAAACTATGTACAagctaagaaaaaaaacaacaactagGCAAGTACAACATTAATAGCAACaagataataatatgtacacaAAAATGTCATTAAGACATTGAATAAAAGAAGCGAGTGAGACAAAAATTTTGCTAAAaagcatatattttatcaaatttatgtgTGTTACACATttcatatgattttataaaataataaatatattgtataccaAGACTTTCGGTGGGATAAAAGCCTCTATAGATATGAATATATCGCCAAACTCGgtacaaatgttttttatcaataaaataactatatagatttattaataaatcatgttTTTGTCTCAActcatttatgaaataaagatGAATTTGTTGCAAATTAAAATTCAGtcccaaaaataaacttatttttgttcatacttaattttcatttgtcaaataaatactaCTGAAATGAATTagcagttttatatatatttaataataatctttgcaTCTTAATATATAGCTTTCAAGGATTAGCTTAAATATAAGcaaattgttgatattttttcttttttataacaatatttaaagaaaaatagctGTTTtccatacaatatataaatctcCTTTTTTAAGgagaatataataatcatttaatttataaaactgctTATTCATGAGAACTATGAAACCGTTTGTGAGTGGCTCACTTGTTGCCGGTTGCCGTCCTGGCAGACCACATATTCGGTGAGTGTAACATCAGCAGCTCCGCCAGATTCCAAAGGGATTGGATTTGCTCGGAAGTGTTCCAGCATGTCATGTACGTTAGGGAACCACAAGTGCTGGACTCGACACTGACCTGCATCACTGAGGGTCATTCTGAGATGTTTTGCCCGACCCTATATAGAATATGTTCAAATGATTAGTAATTAAtctctttgttttaaataaatattttagtaaagttAACTGGACTAGATTAGGAATTTTAagcttttaataaagtttttataaaagtttagtgTAATTTACTTCATCAACGTATCTGATaagaaatattctataaattgtatgaaatatgtGACTGATTCAGAATTTGAGAATCAGAAAGAAAAAATTAAGCATGTTTACTTTGATGATGGGAGGTTCCCAtcctttgtttaaattatattatcattgattatatcatgtatatattatcagttgtagctttgaatttaattccACTCTGTAgcataattattcttttaagagCTTActtgattaaagaatatttcgattttgattttataggcTTAATAATTCATAGAATCTTATCTAGTCATTcagaatgaataaaaaacacaattttaccTGAAAATTGAAAGTGAGTACATATTCGCCTCTTCTCGTTTCACTCTGCCGCACCAAGTAACAACCATGTGCAGCTGCACCACCAGCCAGAACACATGCTGCTGCTGCAGCTCTTGCTAATGTACCATGGAACCATGGCCATTCTGCTAGAGATAAACGTGGTGATGATGGCTCACAAACTTCCTCTGCTATtgaacctaaaaatatttttttcacataaatgtatatgtattaataactaAGTCATCaagttaaacttattttatagttaGAGCCTAGCCATTACTATTTGTGAATTAGTTCAAGAATTCTCACCTAACTCAGCCTCTTCTGGTGTATCCGTTGCTAGGTCTATGTTACTTGTACTGGATGGCAAATCTCTTCTTGGAGGCAGATCAGGTGGTGCTGGTTCAGGTAAGCCAGCTAAAGCCTCAGGGGGTGGTTGAGTTGTAGGAGCTGATctcatacaatattttatagtagcTAGCCATGACTTCATGTCATCTACATCTGCAGCTTCTATTACATATTCCATGTTATTGTCAGCCTGAAATATAATAAAGGGATCATTtagtataaattcaaataccaattttacaactaaataaaagcaagtattttaaataagcgACATTTTAGTGAATACTTACTTTTAGAACAAATGTATTTTCATGATCTGGCATTTCCAATGCAGTGGTTTCTCGTGCTTCTGATATGAGGAAACAG
This is a stretch of genomic DNA from Vanessa atalanta chromosome 20, ilVanAtal1.2, whole genome shotgun sequence. It encodes these proteins:
- the LOC125071677 gene encoding cell cycle checkpoint protein RAD1, with product MDNGTSEYYFTASMDTGKSLYSLLKAIQFQECAVFSAMSEGLKLTVEEGKCVQASAYIPADNFTEYHVRTDVDVMFKISIAVLTECLNIFGASEESSLKMYYRSEGSPLLLVLQPQSVHNVMTDCEISTQTADSVLELKDEDASEVAKLVLKATAFLGLLADLERSCDIIELNLSPDHPNVSIITYGMQDRSCIDVPKSADMVESFSCDQPVTLKYQLPHIRLIMKALAISSKVVLRCSSNGILLLQLKLEKEDQRQMFSEFYILPLLDD
- the LOC125072016 gene encoding SH2B adapter protein 1, with product MAGPSDGDPDGWVEFCERQAKTAAQDFAKACLQYIQTGAGEVAARPISQKEFLKKFVECFSEQFDFEFCKLKTQYKLPNGTHTGHDESDYSEDTDSPKTQHKPFFRRLSFKGLRRGKGLFHKQHSDEVELSSNLNKHKTKLAKIVVECRKEGLVNYLTPESLEQPGGPQKWEKCRLALVKTVGGYMLEFYSPPKAQKPRSGVFCFLISEARETTALEMPDHENTFVLKADNNMEYVIEAADVDDMKSWLATIKYCMRSAPTTQPPPEALAGLPEPAPPDLPPRRDLPSSTSNIDLATDTPEEAELGSIAEEVCEPSSPRLSLAEWPWFHGTLARAAAAACVLAGGAAAHGCYLVRQSETRRGEYVLTFNFQGRAKHLRMTLSDAGQCRVQHLWFPNVHDMLEHFRANPIPLESGGAADVTLTEYVVCQDGNRQQLGVSHGSDVRMRRAELEALLVASGAHHDIRAVDNQYVLCNLRPSTLDRNGAA